ATGTGTTTTCTTTAGTTTATCAATGGTGTTGTGCGTATAAATTTGAGTGGCTGAAAGATTAGCGTGTCCCAATAATTCTTTCACTGCATTAATATCAGCTCCGTTATTCAATAAATGGGTGGCGAATGTGTGACGTAAAACATGCGGACTTTTTTTATCAATTGTACTTACATGCGATAATACTTTTTTCACTATACCTGTTATTTGATTTGTGCTAAGCGCTTTATTTTTTTTGGTAACAAATAAATGCGGGTTGCCAAAGCCTTCACTTTCTTTTACGTGCAGGTATTCTTCCAGGTTTCGTTTAAAGGCCAGGCTAAAGGGTATTATCCTTAATTTATTTCGCTTTCCCAATACCTTCAATTGCAAATTATACAGATCTATATCTTCAATTTTTAAATTGATGAGTTCGGCTCTTCTTATGCCGGTTTGATATAGGGTATCCATTAACAATTTATCTCTCACTCCTTCAAAATCGTTATTAAACGCTAATTCGTTAAACAAAGTTTGGGTTTGTTTTTCATCAATGAAAACGGGAATTTTTTGAGATTTTTTTGGTCCGCTTATTAATGAAGCCGGATTTATTTTAACGCTTTCGTTTTTCAATAAAAATTTGAAAAAGGATTTTAAGGTGCTTAATTTTCGGTTTACGGTTTCGGGGGTATTTCCTAATTCTATTAAACCTGACATAAAATGCCGGATATGATGATGATTGATTTCTGAAACCGCAATACCTGAATCCTGTGTATGGATGAAGTCAGAAAACTGTTTTAAATCGATAGCATAGCCGTTTACCGTATGATCGCTTGCTCTGCGCCTTAACTTTAAATATTTTGAAAAATTCTCTCGCTCTATATCAAACATCAGTAATAAAAAAATCCTAACCTAAATTAAGAATTCAAGGTTAGGATTGCAATATCCTTTAGAAAGAATTAACAGATTAACTATTTTTCAATAGCACCTATCTGTAACTTTTGCTTGTAAACGGCTTTAATTTTCGTTTCACGCAAACGTACCGATGGTTTAGTAAATTTTTGGCGTTCACGTAATTGCTTAACAACTCCGGTTTTTTCAAACTTCTTTTTGTACTTCTTTAAGGCTTTCTCTATTGAATCACCTTCTTTAATCTGAACAATTAGCATTTTTTAAATTTAAAATTTAGAGGGGCAAATGTAGTAAAAGATCTTTAGTTATTAAAAAATATAGCTTTAATTATGTAAATAAAGGGCTTAAAATGGCTAAATTTGAGGCTCCGACTATGAAAAAGGACTCTTTTGGTAAATTTAAGCAGGTAATTCAAAAAAGTGAGGTTATTGGGATTGTAACTCATTGGAGTCCAGATGGTGACGCCATAGGTAGCAGTTTAGCCCTTTTTCACTATTTAAATAAGATTGGTAAAAAAGTGCATGTCATTGTTCCCAATTCGTACCCCGATTTTTTAAAATGGTTGCCGGGCAATAATAAGGTAATCGTTTTTCAGGATAATGAAGTAAAAGCCACCAAACTTTTAAAGCAATGCAAATTAATTTTTACCCTGGATTTTAACACGCTCGGTCGACTGGAAAATTTGGGTAAAATATTATCCACCCTTAAAATTCCGATGGCTTTAATTGATCATCATCAACAACCGGATACTTATGCTCAATATTATTTCCATGATGTAAAAGCTTGCAGCACCTGCGAATTGATTTATGATTTAATAGTAGGACTTAAAGGAAAAAAATTAATTGATAAAAAAATTGCAGCATGTTTATACACGGGGTTAATGACTGATACCGGATCTTTCCGTTATTCGAGTGTTAATTCCAATACACATTTAATCGTATCTGAATTATTGAAAACCGGTATTCAGCCAAATCTGATACATTCAGAGGTTTACGATACCTATAGCGAAGGTAGAATGAAATTAGTTGGTTTTGCAATTAGTGAGAAAATGAAAGTGATAGAGGGATTACCTATCGCTTATATTTCATTAACCGAACAGGAATTGAATAAATTTGGTTATAAAAAAGGAGATACAGAAGGATTGGTTAATTATCCCTTTTCCATAAAGGGCATAAAAGTTTGTGCA
This window of the Sphingobacteriaceae bacterium genome carries:
- a CDS encoding 30S ribosomal protein S21 → MLIVQIKEGDSIEKALKKYKKKFEKTGVVKQLRERQKFTKPSVRLRETKIKAVYKQKLQIGAIEK
- a CDS encoding tyrosine-type recombinase/integrase; the protein is MFDIERENFSKYLKLRRRASDHTVNGYAIDLKQFSDFIHTQDSGIAVSEINHHHIRHFMSGLIELGNTPETVNRKLSTLKSFFKFLLKNESVKINPASLISGPKKSQKIPVFIDEKQTQTLFNELAFNNDFEGVRDKLLMDTLYQTGIRRAELINLKIEDIDLYNLQLKVLGKRNKLRIIPFSLAFKRNLEEYLHVKESEGFGNPHLFVTKKNKALSTNQITGIVKKVLSHVSTIDKKSPHVLRHTFATHLLNNGADINAVKELLGHANLSATQIYTHNTIDKLKKTHKQAHPRSGE
- a CDS encoding bifunctional oligoribonuclease/PAP phosphatase NrnA; the protein is MKKDSFGKFKQVIQKSEVIGIVTHWSPDGDAIGSSLALFHYLNKIGKKVHVIVPNSYPDFLKWLPGNNKVIVFQDNEVKATKLLKQCKLIFTLDFNTLGRLENLGKILSTLKIPMALIDHHQQPDTYAQYYFHDVKACSTCELIYDLIVGLKGKKLIDKKIAACLYTGLMTDTGSFRYSSVNSNTHLIVSELLKTGIQPNLIHSEVYDTYSEGRMKLVGFAISEKMKVIEGLPIAYISLTEQELNKFGYKKGDTEGLVNYPFSIKGIKVCAFFNESKQDGYIKISFRSKGKIDVNKFARKYFNGGGHINAAGGKSLKSLNDTVSEFVQLVKSNNL